The following are encoded in a window of Penaeus monodon isolate SGIC_2016 chromosome 9, NSTDA_Pmon_1, whole genome shotgun sequence genomic DNA:
- the LOC119577256 gene encoding astacin-like metalloprotease toxin 5 — protein MCKMSYLIFLTVLSVIFFQTASGASVCGDGCPEAAAPRRQETEEILGFIAGDQDFFNRDLEHESPVVDWLEAKGAPDWGRMIMLQRRHAVLPWPDAQIPYVVWGDRRTKRIVNETLTILQRSTCLIFKTRTDETRYLIIKEGLGGCWTSSVGYPPRDKKVIINLGVGCRFQGKIMHEILHAAGFLHEHTRPDRGNYIQVNWQNIREDARKNYGIDLRYSNLDIPYDYKSVMHYGRFTFSKTSRRPTLVPKLPVAGELGGSSLTPLDIRRINTFYKCI, from the exons ATGTGTAAAATGTCATATTTAATTTTCCTGACGGTGTTATCCGTAATATTTTTTCAAACTGCATCCGGAGCGAGTGTGTGCGGTGACGGCTGTCCTGAAG CGGCCGCCCCCCGGAGACAGGAGACCGAGGAAATCCTAGGTTTCATCGCTGGAGATCAAGACTTCTTCAACAGGGACCTTGAACACGAGAGTCCTGTCGTCGACTGGCTGGAGGCCAAGGGCGCTCCGGATTGGGGTAGAATGATCATGTTGCAACGACGTCATGCCGTTTTGCCTTGGCCGGATGCTCAGATTCCTTACGTGGTGTGGGGAGACAGAAGAACGA AGAGGATAGTGAACGAGACCCTCACCATCCTTCAGAGGAGCACCTGCCTCATATTCAAG ACCCGCACGGACGAAACCAGATACTTAATCATCAAAGAGGGTCTCGGAGGATGCTGGACCTCGTCTGTAGGATATCCGCCTAGAGATAAGAAG GTGATAATCAACTTGGGCGTAGGATGCAGGTTCCAAGGCAAGATCATGCACGAAATCTTGCATGCCGCTGGATTCTTGCATGAACACACCCGTCCGGATCGAGGAAATTATATTCAAGTCAACTGGCAAAATATTCGAGAAG ACGCGAGGAAGAACTACGGGATAGACCTGAGATACAGCAACCTGGATATTCCCTACGATTACAAATCCGTTATGCATTATGGGAGGTTCACTTTTTCGAAG acTTCCCGACGCCCTACCCTCGTCCCCAAGCTTCCTGTCGCAGGCGAACTCGGGGGGTCATCACTCACGCCTCTAGATATACGAAGGATCAATACCTTTTACAAATGTATTTAA